From Toxorhynchites rutilus septentrionalis strain SRP chromosome 2, ASM2978413v1, whole genome shotgun sequence, a single genomic window includes:
- the LOC129768618 gene encoding uncharacterized protein LOC129768618 → MNKTMYEKSADNESSLPYNKLDDSGAIADLDHKDLPPGSRRNSSYHHSGEESNSEEIISVMGDVEADEIVSTAEALGHRNENSPSREDKTHQQIPSNRPQPVRMLSKRLILVNVLANFLVFTIAGFITYHCFNKATVLFSWHPSLMSAGYIIFMSQAVMTLSGGNFLTYKRHYKTRIVIHWLLQAIAGTLITIAFVCIVLNKIRMGKAHFQTLHAIVGLITFVLTIISIAGGVFTKYGFQLRHIMRPIYSKIMHGIAGTVTYVMGMVTIGLGVYSAWFQEDNNERVRLSLLIGIFAVTLYVIINPVVATISRAKTAVRTTL, encoded by the exons ATGAATAAAACAATGTATGAGAAAAGTGCAGACAACGAATCATCGTTACCGTACAACAAATTAGATGACAGTGGAGCTATAG CTGATTTAGATCACAAAGACCTGCCCCCGGGAAGTCGAAGGAATAGCAGCTATCATCATAGCGGCGAAGAAAGCAACAGCGAAGAGATTATCAGCGTTATGGGGGACGTAGAGGCTGATGAAATCGTTTCTACAGCTGAGGCTCTCGGACACAGGAACGAAAACTCACCGTCACGAGAGGACAAGACACATCAACAAATACCCTCCAATAGACCCCAACCTGTGAGGATGCTGAGCAAACGGTTGATCCTAGTAAATGTGTTGGCAAATTTCCTGGTGTTCACGATAGCAGGCTTCATCACTTATCACTGCTTCAATAAGGCTACCGTTTTGTTTTCGTGGCATCCTTCGCTGATGAGCGCCGGG TATATCATTTTCATGTCGCAAGCTGTCATGACACTTTCCGGCGGTAATTTTCTCACATACAAGCGCCACTACAAAACTCGAATCGTGATCCACTGGCTGCTGCAGGCAATCGCCGGAACTCTGATCACGATTGCCTTCGTGTGCATCGTCCTGAACAAGATTCGCATGGGCAAAGCCCATTTTCAAACGCTTCACGCTATAGTCGGATTAATCACCTTCGTTCTCACAATTATCTCGATCGCTGGTGGTGTTTTCACGAAATACGGCTTCCAGTTGCGCCACATAATGCGACCAATCTATTCGAAGATCATGCACGGTATCGCTGGAACTGTGACTTACGTTATGGGAATGGTAACCATAGGGCTGGGAGTGTACTCGGCTTGGTTCCAGGAAGACAACAATGAGCGCGTTCGTCTATCGCTGCTGATCGGAATCTTTGCCGTGACGCTATACGTTATCATCAATCCTGTTGTGGCGACCATTAGTAGAGCAAAAACGGCGGTAAGAACAACGCTTTGa
- the LOC129768621 gene encoding histone H2A, sperm-like, which yields MSAKQPSKTKSSRAGLTFPVGRVTSNLRKGNYAERIGVGASVYLTATLEYLAAEILELSGNAAKDNKKSRIVPRHIQLAVRNDDELSVLMKGVTISEGGVLPNIQPILLPKSTKHGASKKASDVASQEY from the exons ATGTCCGCTAAGCAGCCttctaaaacaaaatccagCCGAGCTGGATTAACTTTTCCGGTTGGCCGAGTGACTTCAAATCTCCGAAAAGGGAATTACGCCGAACGCATTGGAGTGGGAGCTAGCGTCTATCTAACGGCTACTTTGGAATACCTGGCTGCGGAAATTCTGGAACTTTCGGGTAATGCCGCCAAGGACAATAAGAAAAGCCG AATTGTTCCACGTCACATCCAGCTCGCGGTGCGCAACGATGATGAGCTGAGCGTCCTGATGAAGGGAGTCACCATTTCGGAGGGAGGAGTTCTGCCGAACATTCAACCGATTCTGTTGCCGAAAAGCACGAAGCATGGCGCTTCGAAGAAAGCATCAGATGTCGCAAGTCAGGAGTATTAA
- the LOC129770776 gene encoding uncharacterized protein LOC129770776 isoform X4 has product MSSAVIKLVLQQALKNIRFYENYPQLEYETTRVWLILYDMYLRKFGKREPEQVILKTMLFDEADLLEIENCLESNSVKIAAALTRIRIQNSAYSLITLLPLHLQDDKVAIVVSNPIITGWINTFRIKTKGQANERLKAIGYDLIEEPVISGSSLMNLFNPKERFYIPLSVGRYKWDKLCPQVIAIYPENRTEFVRSEIFQRHEMIIQDRSFMLGPMIFINLLEFYQLNGDVLQTHISSPRSTAYLASLLANSKRCRNFIAFGCGNKLKEYRRYMATLGVNNVKLYAENFVDIAHGAAMIERVVAVFANPPSSYSAVNDPIDLICSRGGDLSMLEILSESEMTDESRKRVAKVLEEQRETLKHCMSRPQVQFILYQTHSIVDTENSVMVDKVIEYINKRAYDVHFQATKERELAALAEAAGNQVVNRLMGRQDTSKASKPDEPEDEFEADGESRKQSVEEIEVPPSDQFETAEIPDFCPNRDNCLDFTDNGVFLSLIKRKEVIRLDSKYLIKIAEVRGIFGDNNGKEARTNVKITRRAEKKSEDYDTQEIEARKRRLKRRGSNMDLLISRLNTPTQASLKRSHHHRMSSVEHKFMFFDPYQEWCPKYAAVRSENNLSVLSDEKLSLHSADITPRARIWWRDTIEYVRRQIRMIKKDCEECILAPLKLKRYYAPLDGPKRFRASHCNRLPYPLPIRILEFRQYNSENSLLHCSDKDSSAEIKSSRLSRQNAVTGGISRHVRVRSSQSC; this is encoded by the exons CTGGAATATGAAACGACTCGTGTTTGGCTCATCCTCTATGATATGTATCTGAGAAAATTCGGCAAACGTGAGCCAGAGCAAGTGATCTTGAAAACAATGTTATTTGACGAAGCCGATCTGTTGG AAATCGAAAATTGCTTGGAAAGTAACAGTGTGAAGATTGCCGCTGCCCTCACCCGCATTCGTATCCAGAACAGTGCGTACAGTTTGATAACATTACTACCGTTGCATCTACAGGACGACAAGGTGGCCATTGTCGTGTCCAATCCTATTATAACCGGATGGATCAATACATTCCGCATAAAAACCAAGGGCCAAGCAAACGAACGTCTGAAGGCGATCGGATACGATCTTATCGAGGAACCCGTTATATCGGGTTCGAGTTTAATGAACCTGTTCAATCCGAAGGAGAGGTTTTACATACCGCTCTCGGTGGGACGGTACAAATGGGACAAGTTGTGTCCGCAGGTCATTGCAATTTATCCCGAAAACCGTACCGAATTCGTGCGTTCGGAAATTTTTCAACGACACGAGATGATCATACAGGATCGATCGTTCATGCTTGGGCCGATGATATTCATCAATCTGTTGGAGTTTTACCAGCTGAACGGAGATGTCCTGCAGACGCACATCTCTTCCCCACGATCGACCGCGTACTTGGCCTCTCTGCTGGCCAACAGCAAACGCTGTCGTAACTTTATAGCGTTCGGGTGCGGGAACAAGCTGAAGGAGTACCGCAGGTATATGGCCACACTGGGTGTGAACAACGTGAAGCTGTACGCGGAAAACTTCGTGGACATTGCGCATGGAGCTGCCATGATCGAACGGGTGGTTGCCGTTTTCGCCAACCCTCCGAGTTCGTATTCTGCTGTGAATGATCCAATCGATTTGATATGTAGTCGAGGTGGCGATCTATCGATGTTGGAGATTTTGTCCGAATCGGAAATGACGGACGAGAGCAGAAAGCGAGTTGCCAAGGTTCTGGAAGAGCAACGCGAAACGCTGAAGCATTGCATGTCCCGGCCTCAGGTTCAATTTATCCTCTACCAAACACATTCGATTGTGGATACCGAGAACAGTGTCATGGTGGACAAAGTGATCGAGTATATCAATAAAAGAGCATACGACGTTCATTTTCAAGCAACGAAAGAACGAGAACTGGCCGCTTTAGCAGAAGCAGCTGGCAATCAAGTGGTGAACAGACTGATGGGTCGACAAGACACCAGCAAAGCTTCTAAGCCCGATGAACCTGAGGATGAGTTTGAAGCGGACGGTGAGTCACGGAAGCAATCCGTAGAAGAGATTGAAGTACCACCTAGCGATCAATTTGAAACTGCAGAAATACCGGATTTTTGCCCCAACCGCGACAATTGTTTAGACTTCACGGATAACGGCGTTTTCTTATCGCTGATCAAACGAAAGGAAGTCATTCGTCTGGACTCGAAATATCTGATCAAAATAGCTGAAGTTCGCGGAATATTCGGGGACAACAATGGAAAGGAAGCTAGAACGAATGTGAAAATCACCAGACGTGCGGAGAAAAAATCCGAAGATTATGACACACAGGAAATTGAAGCCCGAAAACGTCGTCTTAAACGACGTGGCAGCAATATGGATTTATTAATCAGTCGTCTCAATACACCAACGCAAGCGTCGCTGAAAAGAAGTCATCACCACCGGATGTCTTCGGTGGAGCATAAGTTCATGTTCTTCGATCCATACCAGGAGTGGTGTCCAAAGTATGCAGCCGTACGCAGTGAGAACAACCTCTCGGTGCTGAGCGACGAAAAACTGTCCCTCCACTCAGCAGATATAACACCACGTGCTCGAATCTGGTGGCGAGATACTATAGAATACGTTCGTAGGCAGATTAGAATGATAAAGAAAGATTGCGAGGAATGCATTCTAGCTCCGTTGAAACTGAAACGATATTATGCCCCTCTAGATGGACCGAAGAGATTCCGTGCAAGTCACTGTAACAGATTGCCATACCCTCTCCCGATTCGCATTCTGGAATTTCGACAGTACAATTCGGAAAATAG TTTGTTACATTGTAGCGATAAAGACAGCAGCGCAGAAATAAAATCATCCAGGCTTAGTCGCCAGAATGCAGTTACCGGTGGGATCAGCCGCCATGTTCGAGTTCGATCTTCACAATCATGCTGA